The Henningerozyma blattae CBS 6284 chromosome 6, complete genome genomic interval AAATAACAATTAagtctatatatataataaataatatacaaaaaataagaattagaaaaacttaataaaaataaataatatacaaataaaacAGCTCTTGCAACAAACTAAACTCtctttttcttgttcttaCGTTGATAATAACCGTTTTCATCCTTTTCATGTTTTCTCTTCTCTTTAGATCTGAAAtgtttcttcaattttattctaGAGGCAACATCTGGTGCATTCACAGCCAAAATAGCCCTTTTTGCCCTTCTTTCCTTTCTTCTATCAATGACAATTTGCTTGACATTAGCATATGCCATGGTAAAATCTGAaacatttaatttcttttcaagTAATTGCATACACTCAGTTGCCAAATTCCTTAATTCTTCTTGCTCATCAGTGAGATGTTCCTTATTATCAGTTTCAGTGTAATTATATAATGCtaatatgattttttcCACATATGTTTTCATATCATGCTcatcaattatttgaattaataaagCAAAAAATTGTAGACCAGTCTTCTTAGATAAATAGAAATCCTGAGGATTTTCTTCActtctaataatagaaCTTGTTCTTGAAATCATAAAATCAATAGCATTCTCATAAGATTGTCCTTTATTgctttcttctttattttcaataatatatggtgcattattatctttCCAAACCATGGCAATTTTAACTAATGTCTTAATACTGATACTAGATAGATTCTCTGGAATATTTGGTGCACTAATTTGACGTAATACTCTTGAAgcaattttttgaatttcgaCATCcgtaaatttttcttcaaatttgtCTTGACTATTAATtgcaatattaataatattagctGCTAATTGACGTACCCAAGAATGTGGATATAACAAACAATTAATACAATTTCTCCAGATCGATTTAAAACTTTCTTGATAAATAGAAACATTACACTCAATTAATTGTTGGAAGGCATTTAATGATGTATAGATTAAGTCCCATTCTGAATCAGAGCCAACACCAGTGTTGGATAAAACACCCTTTATTTTCGATAATGCCAcatcatttaatgataCCTTCCCATCAAATCCAACAGCTACCagataaattttataaattcttaaaCCTAAATTCAAAAAGGAAACATCTCCTGAATTCCTTAACCAGgcagaaatatatttttcaatagtCTGCTTGTTGGAATCATCAAGTTTCCCCAACAAATGttgtaataatatagaGGCCATCTCACGACATTTTGGAacatcatcattaaatgaGACACTAGCCAATGCAACAAAGAAAGAGGACGATAATTTAGCCAAAAGAGCGACATTTGCCTTTGTTACAAtcaaattgattaattcCATTACAGATTGTCTACCATCTGGAGCTGGATATTGAAGATTATCGACcataaatttgaattgcTTATCTAAACGACCTCTACTTTGATCATATTCCAtcaaaaattgataatacaCACTTCTGGAAACATCTCTGATTTCTTTGGAATGATTAGTGATCATAATTTCACGAACTGTATCAACAACATCATATATTTCTGGCAATTTTATATGCTTAGAGATTACTGCCTTTAAGAACCCAAAGGCAAGACCTTGTCTTTGTGGCTCATTCAAATATGGAAGAATTCTCTTTAATATAAAACTCAATGCACTGTCTTTTAATTCGATATCTTTATAACGAATAAATGCTgagaaaaatttcaaaccCATCTGACATAATTCGGAGGACGTAGATGGTGagtctttaataatattcaaaacaGTTATGGCacaatttttgaaaataggTTCCGATTCACTGGAAAAATCTAATTTCactaaaattattaacagACGTAGGGTACTGATCATTATTCCTTCGTTTTCAGATTTCAGAGATTCATTCAAAAATGGAATAAACCCTTCCATATTTTCAGTAGTCATTAACACACGATGTCTAACAATCACTGTACGTAATAAGTCTAAAGCAAACTTTTTCAAGACGAACGATTGTAGAGAAGTTTCGTTTTCAACtcttgtatttttaaaatttaagtCTACTAAAAAGAATTCTTCTGTTTCATTCTTGGACTCCTTAGGCTTTCTATTTTGGGTCTTTTTGACATTTGAATCTTTGTAAATTTCATAGCACATTGTTAAGACATCACTAGATGAACAGTCAGAGTTATGGTTCAAACCGAGTGCATATCTCCTTAAAAGTTCTGCTAACTTATTTTGACTTTTTAGTTTCATTCTCTCttgtaataatagttttattGGGCGAATTAAAGTGGAGAAAATTGGTAAAGAAATATTCGAGGCTAACATTTCACCTGTGTCATAACTTCTGTTAACTTTGACTTCTAGCATTTTTGAATGATAGTTTTCTGCATCTTTCTCTTCACCAGTAGCACCAAATATATCCTCCATAATCACTCTTACAATCAAAGAGGCTGAATCATCTAAATCTGCATGTTGGATTGTATCTTCTAAAGCTTTCAAAATATGATGAACAGTAAAACTTAAAACGTGCACTTGCGAACCTCTTTGCAAGGCTGATAGTAATTccttaataataaaaggtAAGTATTCAGACCCCAAAATAACGGTGATTTTTGTAAGAGTTTTTCTAATAGCTTCACGTAAATCGTTTGACTTACTTCTTAAAACTTGGCAAATACTCGTTAAAATACCAGGCAGTAAACTGATTGTATCTTCCTTAGTAAGACCTAATGTAAGATTTACCAAAGCTTCTGCTAATGGTGTTCTAAAGATAATTGTGTCAGGGTCCATTACATCTAGAATTTTCACCAACGTAGGgtatatttcatttttcacGAAACTATCAGGTTCAGATAATTTAGTAGgaaacttttttaatacaGGAAGGGATGTATCGACATCCCTCAAAGACTGAAGAGTATTCTTCAAACTAACCGAGATTCGTGTcactaataatactacaaCCCTCAATTGCTCCGGTTTTGACTTTAATAAACCGATATATCTCCTAATTATAGCCTTATATTGATTCCAACTTAACGAATTTGACAATACACCAATTGTGACTAGAGCTTCGTTAGAAACACTCTCGTACTTTTCTCCttctttaaaaacaaaGTTTTCAACGATAGGAAACAAATAATGAGCCACACTATTATCTGAAAGTTTAGATGCACTTTCCTTTAATCTTCTAATGGCTCTTTGACGACGATGTAATTGGAtatgattaatatttatgaaAAAGTTAGCTTCTTCATCACCATTGTATagtaaaattttcatatcCGAGAGTTCATCATAAAATTTACTATTTTCAACAATATATGCCATAACAGAAATGTATTCTGTTAAAAGCTCTTCAATATTTGTCTTTAAACTAGTACGAATAACCGGAAGAATAACGGTTTTTAAAACTGATACTGAATTTTCAGCGGCTTCCATTGAGTCATGAGAGTTAATAAAAtcaatgtatttttttaacacATGAGTAGCATTGGTTCGGATGACTAGctcatttttatctttaataaagaataacGCATTATATAATACAGGTAGCCATTCGATATCGGTAAAGCTCATACATGTGTCATCTAAGAAGGTCTTGAACGCAAGTAATCTTTTTTGGAAATCATATTCTTCCATACGTTTATTAGAGTATGAGTTTAAATCAACAAGTAAATCTGCAACTTTCTTCATTTCCGGAAAGTTGGAACACAAACCAGTAAATATTGAACCAATAGCAATTCTGATATCCTTTTGAGGGTATATTCTGTATAAAGACGAGATAGATTTGTAGAGAGGTTCAATATCTTTCCAAGGGCAGTTGTATTCACGTACTAAAGTTGATAATACTTTTAACATTTTAGTTATGTCTGGCATTGAAACACTCTTAATCTTTTCTTGAATAATTAGGgttaaagatttaattaaatagcTTCTAGTTTCGTCATCTTGAATATAACCTGATTCCGTCATCGATAGTAATAGATCGGTAGCAACAGCAAGAGTTTCACTTGATTCTAGTCTTTCAAATAGTTCAGGCAAAACTTTTAGGCACACAGATGCAATAATACCAATTAATTCCACGTATTCATCTTCAGATGCTGAATTTTTGACAATTTTATTAGCTGCCACAAGAATTACATGTATAACACTTTCTTTTGCTTTAGGATTGCATAgtattttcatcaattcattaataatagaataatttttataatataagaacgaataaaataatttattcgATGCCCAGTATGTTATCATATTCATAATGGATGAAGGGCTTTGGAGATTTTCtgtttcaaaattttctaaacGAGGGATAAGGACAACATTCTCAATGTCATCAATATACTTTTTCCAATCAATTTTATCCCCAACGTTTTGAAATATACTGTTTAAGGCCTTTAGTGATTGCTGTCTCAGATTAGagataattttatcaaCATGTCCTTCCATTTCTGTAGCAGAACGAGAATAATATGATGCACCAATCGAATATAATAAAGGATGTAATGTCGTTTCTAGTACTTCAGGGAAATTGGTACCTAAAACGGTTAATGTTAAGTTTAAAACAGTAACAAAACCTGTCATACGTCTTAATGATGAAATAGAGACTTCTGAAGGATCGATAACGTACTcattgttaaaaaaatacgcGTAGTCAAATCCAGAGCTACCAAGCTTGAGAAACTCAATGATATGTTCTTTCTTTAAAGTAGgtaaaatagaaataacaGCAATTTTACGTCCTTTTTTACTCCCACCTGCATTAGAAGTTTGTGCACGACCAAATAAGATTCTCAAAACAATTGGCATCAATACAGCCTCATCTGCATCCTCAATAATTCTTGATTCATCATTAGCCATAAAAACCGTTATCTCATCTTTAAATAAGTTGTCGTCTAACAAATTACGCAAATTATCTCTATACTTTACCATAATTGGATCTTTATATGCCAATAACCCATCTAATGCAAGTAACTGGATATCAGTAGTTCGGCTTCCCAGAAGTACTAAAAGCCTAGAGTATACCTCTTTGGACTTAAATATactctttatatttttaaatttactgATAACTTTTAAGAGAGCATCTCTATCAGCATCTACCCAGGTGGCAGAGGTGAATTTTGCATCAAGCTTATCATCAGatattctaaatatttttttatattccaaatcatcaaataaaaatggtaCTATATCCTTTGAATTATGCTCAGTAAGCTGAGGAATCAataacattatttttagtgCTTGACTTCTGATTTGAGGGGGAAATTTTAGAGTACCTCTAGCCTCTTCTGAAAGTTTTATAATAGATGAATCCTCATAATTAAAAGGTGTCCAAACTTTCATAAAGTCATTAATAACGGTATTGAAATGTTGAGcagaaatttcaaaaatatccGAGTTGGAGTCACAGTCCATAAATTTGTCGTAGTAATCGagagaaaaattatcatcGGGCACAACAGTTAGTCTGTATATTAACTTCCACATTAAATCACTATTTTTGCTATAGATTTTAGGAAGGATCTCATAGATACCCTCCCATACTGGAGAAAATCTGATAGTCAAGAGACCAAACATATGCTTAAAGAAAACATTGGTAACATATTTATTCGATTTAGAGTTAACAAAATTAGTTCCcatatttctaattctaacaGTTATATCACGAGCATTTTGTAATGATAATGGAATCTGTTCAATAATCCTACAATCATTTAGAATTTGAGGAACTTCTTTTTCTGAAATTtgtaaaagtaaaataattaaatttaaagtttcATAACGAAAACTAGAGTCAGGAAAACATAAATTATCGGATAGACTGACAATAAGATTCGGGTATTGTTTTAATGTCGCAATTATTGATGGATCTGTTTTATTAGTACTTAGAAGAGATTGTAAACCCTTTAATACAT includes:
- the UTP20 gene encoding Utp20p (similar to Saccharomyces cerevisiae UTP20 (YBL004W); ancestral locus Anc_3.211) is translated as MAKKKTATKTTKKWRYSSFKAKIDDLHIEPARNLSKRAHDYVETSHFLASFDHWKEINLSAVFTDFVREIENIIQTLPQILYHQDKIFQNIVSGIKKYDTYSLQPLLDLLAQFCHDLGPDFIKFYKDAVTCLISLLDEAVKFENTNVFEWGFNCLAYIFKYLSRLLTADLKPTFELLFPLLTHSKEYLSRFSAEAMSFLIRKSTSKNLLNFVAFSLKNLDDKNDSSYYNGLVTLFTESLTTTQESLHSKSKLIISSIIQNALSKDSSEPCVSILCDVWLNIASFASAENMEQIYEEAETYLNDNVDSLNVNNAIKFITALVFAESGKKVNDWSQISNLVQKVCMDKFDSTIDAKYYSVLFAVLFRNCDMQNLTQIHKRIFDFYLQNIPTHSLEFFRFALDFAPEKFITFNGNKYVQKYVQDNLSTHPKKIALFFLELESNPGLSSKLNIVIPENYSTPIFDSLLKFAKITSLDEIYDIYCNLLLLTKFTSRKNDRLLSLLNSLLSSHLLENDFVKDVCGLNLMLLEHDDSISSAMLENLLRNIDILKSSKNVLKGLQSLLSTNKTDPSIIATLKQYPNLIVSLSDNLCFPDSSFRYETLNLIILLLQISEKEVPQILNDCRIIEQIPLSLQNARDITVRIRNMGTNFVNSKSNKYVTNVFFKHMFGLLTIRFSPVWEGIYEILPKIYSKNSDLMWKLIYRLTVVPDDNFSLDYYDKFMDCDSNSDIFEISAQHFNTVINDFMKVWTPFNYEDSSIIKLSEEARGTLKFPPQIRSQALKIMLLIPQLTEHNSKDIVPFLFDDLEYKKIFRISDDKLDAKFTSATWVDADRDALLKVISKFKNIKSIFKSKEVYSRLLVLLGSRTTDIQLLALDGLLAYKDPIMVKYRDNLRNLLDDNLFKDEITVFMANDESRIIEDADEAVLMPIVLRILFGRAQTSNAGGSKKGRKIAVISILPTLKKEHIIEFLKLGSSGFDYAYFFNNEYVIDPSEVSISSLRRMTGFVTVLNLTLTVLGTNFPEVLETTLHPLLYSIGASYYSRSATEMEGHVDKIISNLRQQSLKALNSIFQNVGDKIDWKKYIDDIENVVLIPRLENFETENLQSPSSIMNMITYWASNKLFYSFLYYKNYSIINELMKILCNPKAKESVIHVILVAANKIVKNSASEDEYVELIGIIASVCLKVLPELFERLESSETLAVATDLLLSMTESGYIQDDETRSYLIKSLTLIIQEKIKSVSMPDITKMLKVLSTLVREYNCPWKDIEPLYKSISSLYRIYPQKDIRIAIGSIFTGLCSNFPEMKKVADLLVDLNSYSNKRMEEYDFQKRLLAFKTFLDDTCMSFTDIEWLPVLYNALFFIKDKNELVIRTNATHVLKKYIDFINSHDSMEAAENSVSVLKTVILPVIRTSLKTNIEELLTEYISVMAYIVENSKFYDELSDMKILLYNGDEEANFFININHIQLHRRQRAIRRLKESASKLSDNSVAHYLFPIVENFVFKEGEKYESVSNEALVTIGVLSNSLSWNQYKAIIRRYIGLLKSKPEQLRVVVLLVTRISVSLKNTLQSLRDVDTSLPVLKKFPTKLSEPDSFVKNEIYPTLVKILDVMDPDTIIFRTPLAEALVNLTLGLTKEDTISLLPGILTSICQVLRSKSNDLREAIRKTLTKITVILGSEYLPFIIKELLSALQRGSQVHVLSFTVHHILKALEDTIQHADLDDSASLIVRVIMEDIFGATGEEKDAENYHSKMLEVKVNRSYDTGEMLASNISLPIFSTLIRPIKLLLQERMKLKSQNKLAELLRRYALGLNHNSDCSSSDVLTMCYEIYKDSNVKKTQNRKPKESKNETEEFFLVDLNFKNTRVENETSLQSFVLKKFALDLLRTVIVRHRVLMTTENMEGFIPFLNESLKSENEGIMISTLRLLIILVKLDFSSESEPIFKNCAITVLNIIKDSPSTSSELCQMGLKFFSAFIRYKDIELKDSALSFILKRILPYLNEPQRQGLAFGFLKAVISKHIKLPEIYDVVDTVREIMITNHSKEIRDVSRSVYYQFLMEYDQSRGRLDKQFKFMVDNLQYPAPDGRQSVMELINLIVTKANVALLAKLSSSFFVALASVSFNDDVPKCREMASILLQHLLGKLDDSNKQTIEKYISAWLRNSGDVSFLNLGLRIYKIYLVAVGFDGKVSLNDVALSKIKGVLSNTGVGSDSEWDLIYTSLNAFQQLIECNVSIYQESFKSIWRNCINCLLYPHSWVRQLAANIINIAINSQDKFEEKFTDVEIQKIASRVLRQISAPNIPENLSSISIKTLVKIAMVWKDNNAPYIIENKEESNKGQSYENAIDFMISRTSSIIRSEENPQDFYLSKKTGLQFFALLIQIIDEHDMKTYVEKIILALYNYTETDNKEHLTDEQEELRNLATECMQLLEKKLNVSDFTMAYANVKQIVIDRRKERRAKRAILAVNAPDVASRIKLKKHFRSKEKRKHEKDENGYYQRKNKKKRV